aggTTTTTGAAATActactctccccctttgtgtctttcaaagaaaccaaagaaccataaaacaaaaaagaGTATCAATGTATAATggacaaaaactaaaataaaactaaacaactgGATCTTTGGACAGAGATTGAACAACCTCCAACACAAAACGTTGCAGTCCTTCAATTGACATCACTCGAGTAGTCAAAGAATCAATAGAGGCTCGAACAGCAGCTATTTCTGTTGCAACAAGTCCTGAATCTGTGGCAACAGAGGAGGAGGCATGAGGAATGTCATCCGAGGCAATCTTCAGAGATTGGGGCTTGACTTTCTTGGAGGACGGAGCAGCAGTGGCTTCAGTAGGAGGGGCAGAGGCCTTGTAGGAAGCAGCAGTAGTGGGTGCCACCAAGTCTTCTTGATCACGTTGGAGATCTTTTTTCTGCCtactcaacactttataaataacttGAGGAAAAGGGAAATTCAAGTTTACCTGTTACCTTTGCGAAACCCAATGATTTGATCATGAATAACCGAAGCCAAATTTATACCAATGCCGGTCCCCACCTTGTACAAAAATGATGCCATATCAATAGAGATAGTGGCGGTGTGAGAAGTGGGCTTCCAATTTGTTGTGGCAAACTTATGGAGAACAGCATAAGTGTAGGTGAGATTGGAGACCGAGATGACTGTATTAGATGGCCATACCATTTTTTGACCTACCAACTCAGTGATAACCATGTCCTTGTTAAGAGAGGCACCATCAACATCATCCTTGACATCAAGGGGAAGATGCAAAGCAAGAGCAATGTCttgaggagaaaaagagaaccaaTGGCCCCTAACAAACACTTTGTTATACAGAGGAGATGAAGGTTCAATAATTTCATTAGTaagattggcatagaattccttgactattctatccacaaaaccaGAAAATTTAACCAAAGAACCTGTCCATTGTCGATCTTGAAGCATTGTTAGCACACCAAAAGGACGATGATCACTTAAGACATAATTTCTTTCAATGATAAATTTCCTTTGAGCATATAGAACCATATCACGTGCATTATCATTATAGCAAAAAATGGAagaataaggtttgaaatttaCACCTGAACGTTTTGGAGAAGGTGTAGAACCAGAAATAGGTTTCTTCCCTTTAGCTTTGGATGTCAAAGGAGATGCAATTTTTTCTGAGTCAGATTCGGCTTCTTGTTCAGAGGGGACAATGTCTTCTTCTTCGGGCTcatcagactcagcctctgattCTGCATTTTCAGGAAGCGTTTCATCAGACAATGTGGTATCATGGGTTGCTTCAGATTCTGACTTTTCTTCCTCAGGATCAGATTCGGAGGAAGACAATGAAGGGGGATGAGCTTTCAATTTTTTCTTGGCAGCAGACAAGGGAGAAAGAGATGCGTCCGACCCCAATTTCCTTTTGGGAGTCACAGAGTTTTTCTTGGACTGACTCGGCTTCAAGGGCAATTTGAGTAGCCCAGCAGCAGCAACTTTGGAAGAGGATGAAACAGATTTCGATTTTGCCCTAGCCTCCAAAGACGAATCAAAAGGAAGAGGAGAATGGTCCTTGGATCGAGAGGGCACCACCACTTCAGATGGTGGTGCAACTATGTCAGCAGAGATATCTGGAAACACCATAGGATGTTCATGAGAGAGCGAAAACACCTTCTTGCATGCCTTAGATTTGCAGGACTTTCCAACAGATGTGGCAGCTGCTGGATCAGAAAGAGGTGTCGTTGACACAGACAGAGGAGGCGAAGGAGATGGCACCTTTCAGGATTGAGAAACAGGGATCTTCATGGAGGATGCACCACGAGTTCTCACCATTTTTTCTCTGAAAAACAGAAACACTTAcaggaaaatgagagaaaaaaaaaattagaaggagAAGAAATAACTGAGTGAAATCGTGGGTGAGAAGAAATAGGGTAATGGCATGCCCTTTTTAAATAGAACACTTACCCAAAATGGACACCACGGCAATAAAAGGTTtcccttttttttaaaaaaaaattgtaatttaaccaataaaaggaaacaaCCTTTAAAACATCCGATCATCATACAACttacctctttttttttttttttttaaaaatctgtTTATAAAAAATGTAATATGTATAAAAACCCAATCCAAAAAAGGTAACGAGAAATAAATACCCCACACGATCTTTTTATTaactttttccattttttttttaaaaaatcctaaACAAAGTATAAGACAATAAAGATATAAATCATGATATTCCATAATGAGAAAGAAGACAAAAATAAATTCATTGgagacaaagaatatattaaatcacacaattaaatgcataatttcacataatcaccacaatgattcggtccaccaagaatttccatatcaaattatttttttttattttttattattttatatatatgaacaaaaataaaaactccACCCTAAAAAATCTGCTTTGATCAAAGAGAGTCAtcctgataagaataaaatcaaggaaatgaaaatAATTGTTAGTGTAAACCATagataagaacacttgtgaaaatgaaaaaatagaaagaatattcgagaataataaagcacaattcagtcacaagcacatattcttaagtgaatcaatcaaaatgtatgagtcttacacacatttttttttataaactatgtacaatttttattgcattgtttcaagcataagtgtgtgtcagtgtatgcaagggaacattgcccaatgacaaataagtctttttcgaaattaaaataattgtaacccatgaagacgctgtcacactacaccagtggtagcccttttctatggtagcgtCTCCTCTTCATAACtccgaattacaaagttccaacttactcaaaagacggctttcacacactgatgtaggtagctctattctttcacaggagcttgaaacaatgctacacaaaaggaagctcaaacattaaacattgattaaTTTACTCGAATATGCCTTGGAGGAATAGATtaaatttctctcaagaatatacaaccaaagattcataaacacaatacagattatccagcttgacacacaacaaaatttttCAAATTGATTGACAATTTTCTTAACCAAAAATAACACACATTAGATCAAGCGGACAACACCATAACAAGAgaatttaaagagaacaaacccccaaatATTTTCAgaggaaatcaaagcgaaccgaatcaagagctttagtgaaaatatctacaatttgtttatgtgtttcaatatattccaagacaagaactttaatttcaactaattctcttatgaaatgatgacgaatatcaatatgttaAGTACGGgaatgttgcacaggattttttgaaatattaattgcacttgttgttgggttttatgcccttaataaaaccatttttcttatgtaacacgttattattatcaataaaagaagtagaaatcattttgtttattcaattgcattgttcgcttgttttattacatgtttattcaattaatacaaacattcataaaatcctgaacatatggatagttacaattatggtgactaggtcacagtggattatagttgtaattatatgttcaaaagaacaagtcctagattagatcagtgcattggattttcactgattaggaaatctacgatatgatctacttacacattaggagtgtgatgtcttgtccaaggcattgaccaagtagatatgatcggatgtatttggttacatcggactaggaccgctattgattattgattgataaataagtatcgttgttatcgaatctaatcaatatcacaacgttgaccataggttaagtcgatcttaattctgagtgataatattctgctaattatattatttaaatcttttgacttgttcgttaccagcttaccctacggtctagcccatacttacatcttggagatttagtaatgaaattgagtgggagtattattcatagatatgaaatctataacttctgtatgagaagtgaaaagatgatttccttaattgctttgttcaaaaggttaaatgattgagatctcatttctgtgattaagttcacggaaatatcatttataaggaacttagtgggagttaaggataaaatactgatgaggggtaaaacggtaattttcacccagcttgttagtaagtcattgatagaggattgactaactgtaatggttataacaatggataacgtatttatgctttggaaaatacgttctatgaattcaagagttcaattccaagtctatagtggagtcacgaggaattaataaggtagtgaaattattcgtaaataaattcactgtaacttattggagcttgatttcatggatccatggtccccgcatcacctttgagtaaatcatctagaatgtctcaattaattgatttaattatcaattaggatttttttttaaagttgactaggtcaattttggaaaatttataaagatatgagatttagagaataaaagagaatctttgggtaaatttattaatattgataaattggtatcaatataaataaataaaaattaaatcaagtttcaaattataattagttaatttgaataaggatttagttaattaattaaaataaataaataaataaaaggttttgaatttaggcccaattgggatttaaattcaaaataaaagtattgggcccaagtccatttgtgggagcccaaggcttttatctttttgtttattagtttaattaattcaaaatttaattttaaatttaaatttaaataaagcccattaagttgtctatataaggaatatgatatctagggttttcataagtcagtaTCAGTTAATtcattggtaagtgaaaacctagacactctaatcctttcttagccactttctcttcttcttttctagatctctttctcatgtgttgagaaccagcccacactagttctagattgatcaaaggcttggtgaggaagactgtgttgctgatctagttcaatctcttgataatactctactacagaaaggaatcaagagttagagagattgaaggaaggagttgttccagttccgctgcgtattcgtaagtttctacatcattgtatttatgttaatttacgaatctaatgttcatatgtatgtcgtgttattctatgtttctattatgtgtttggaaaaataataggaagcatgcatctagatttaaattttaagatcatacacttgtattatcacaaaaaatagttaaagtgtcaagatcaatcccataatccatcatcatttgcttcatccacaaaagttgtgcacaacaacttcctgctgcaatgtattcggcgtcagctgttgagagagaaatagaattctATTTCTTCATGTGCCAAGAGACAagattatttcccaagaagaaacatcctccactagtgctttttctgtcatcagtgttacatgtccaatcagcatcactaaaacacactagattagggttagtttcatttgaataccaaataccataatcagcagtcccatgaacatatcgaatgattcttttgacagc
This genomic interval from Humulus lupulus chromosome 8, drHumLupu1.1, whole genome shotgun sequence contains the following:
- the LOC133796141 gene encoding uncharacterized protein LOC133796141, whose amino-acid sequence is MAPRMHVRVHFIKVTNYFQEAELYRATTGEETQEGLILNILAPSFLPFTTNYLLNKLKYEMTQLMNELQMFDGINGGPRKGHDKKTTVATEVALGEANLASISKNNKRNKRNNKKGKTITTAKPAGGAAKSTGEKMVPSPSPPLSVSTTPLSDPAAATSVGKSCKSKACKKVFSLSHEHPMVFPDISADIVAPPSEVVVPSRSKDHSPLPFDSSLEARAKSKSVSSSSKVAAAGLLKLPLKPSQSKKNSVTPKRKLGSDASLSPLSAAKKKLKAHPPSLSSSESDPEEEKSESEATHDTTLSDETLPENAESEAESDEPEEEDIVPSEQEAESDSEKIASPLTSKAKGKKPISGSTPSPKRSGVNFKPYSSIFCYNDNARDMVLYAQRKFIIERNYVLSDHRPFGVLTMLQDRQWTGSLVKFSGFVDRIVKEFYANLTNEIIEPSSPLYNKVFVRGHWFSFSPQDIALALHLPLDVKDDVDGASLNKDMVITELVGQKMVWPSNTVISVSNLTYTYAVLHKFATTNWKPTSHTATISIDMASFLYKVGTGIGINLASVIHDQIIGFRKGNRQKKDLQRDQEDLVAPTTAASYKASAPPTEATAAPSSKKVKPQSLKIASDDIPHASSSVATDSGLVATEIAAVRASIDSLTTRVMSIEGLQRFVLEVVQSLSKDPVV